Proteins from a single region of Pseudomonas fulva:
- the argE gene encoding acetylornithine deacetylase: MSFLPLKDRFAALIAVPSVSCTQPALDQSNQPVIDLLANWLSELGFACEKQQVEPGKFNLIATYGSGPGGLVLAGHSDTVPFDEALWQSDPLKLTDTGDRWVGLGVCDMKGFFALIIEAVQTLLDQPFKQPLIILATCDEECSMSGARALAEAGRPLGRAAVIGEPTGLKPIRLHKGVMMERIDILGQSGHSSNPALGRSALDAMHEVMGELMQLRRQWQQEYRNPQFSVPQPTLNFGCIHGGDNPNRICGQCSLEFDLRPLPGMQPEALRAAIRQKLQPLAERHEVSIDFAPLFPAVPPYEQSADAELVRVAERLTGHTAAAVAFGTEAPYFQQLGCETLVLGPGDIDCAHQPGEYLDTDRLIPTVQLLRQLIQHYCLSPR; the protein is encoded by the coding sequence ATGTCATTTCTCCCCCTCAAGGATCGCTTCGCGGCGCTGATCGCCGTGCCATCGGTCAGTTGCACCCAGCCCGCCCTGGATCAATCCAACCAGCCGGTCATCGACCTCCTGGCCAACTGGCTCAGCGAGCTGGGGTTCGCCTGCGAAAAGCAGCAGGTCGAGCCGGGCAAGTTCAACCTGATCGCCACCTACGGCAGCGGCCCCGGCGGCCTGGTGCTGGCCGGGCACAGCGACACCGTACCGTTCGATGAAGCCCTGTGGCAGAGCGACCCGCTCAAGCTCACCGACACCGGTGATCGCTGGGTCGGCCTCGGCGTGTGTGACATGAAGGGCTTTTTCGCGCTGATCATCGAGGCGGTGCAGACGCTGCTCGACCAACCCTTCAAGCAGCCACTGATCATCCTCGCCACCTGCGACGAGGAGTGTTCGATGTCCGGCGCCCGGGCGCTGGCCGAAGCCGGCCGGCCGCTGGGCCGTGCCGCGGTGATCGGCGAGCCCACCGGGCTCAAGCCGATCCGCCTGCACAAGGGCGTGATGATGGAGCGCATCGATATCCTCGGGCAGAGCGGCCACTCCTCCAACCCGGCCCTGGGGCGCAGTGCCCTGGATGCCATGCACGAGGTGATGGGCGAACTGATGCAGCTGCGTCGGCAGTGGCAGCAGGAGTACCGCAACCCGCAGTTCAGCGTGCCGCAGCCGACCCTGAATTTCGGCTGCATCCATGGCGGCGACAACCCCAATCGCATCTGCGGTCAGTGCTCCCTGGAATTCGACCTTCGGCCATTGCCGGGCATGCAGCCCGAAGCGCTGCGTGCGGCGATCCGCCAGAAGCTGCAGCCTTTGGCCGAGCGCCATGAGGTGAGCATCGATTTCGCGCCGCTGTTTCCCGCCGTGCCGCCCTACGAGCAATCGGCCGATGCCGAGCTGGTGCGCGTCGCCGAGCGGCTGACCGGGCACACCGCTGCCGCGGTGGCCTTCGGCACCGAAGCGCCGTATTTCCAGCAATTGGGCTGTGAAACCCTGGTGCTCGGCCCCGGCGATATCGACTGCGCCCACCAGCCGGGCGAGTACCTGGATACCGACCGCCTGATTCCCACGGTGCAGCTGCTGCGCCAACTGATTCAGCACTACTGCCTGAGCCCGCGCTGA
- the argA gene encoding amino-acid N-acetyltransferase has product MYDYVNWLRHASPYINAHRDCTFVVMLPGEGVAHPNFGNIVHDLVLLHSLGVRLVLVHGSRPQIEARLAARGLQPRYHRDLRVTDSATLECVIDAVGQLRIAIEARLSMDIAASPMQGSRLRVSSGNYVTARPIGVLDGVDYHHTGEVRRIDRKGINRQLDERNIVLLSPLGYSPTGEIFNLACEDVAMRAATDLAADKLILFSSQQGLLDEDGKLIRELRPQQVPAHVQRLGSDYQGELLDAAAQACRGGVKRSHIVSYTGDGSLLTELFTRDGGGTMVDPEQFESLREADINDVGGLIDLITPLEEQGILVRRSREVLEREIGHFSIVERDGMIIACAALYPIADSTCGELACLAVNPEYRHGGRGDELLERIEERARAKGINTLFVLTTRTAHWFRERGFEPSSVDRLPAARASLYNFQRNSKIFEKSI; this is encoded by the coding sequence ATGTACGACTACGTCAACTGGCTCCGTCACGCTTCGCCCTACATCAACGCCCACCGCGACTGCACTTTCGTGGTCATGCTGCCGGGCGAGGGCGTGGCCCATCCGAATTTCGGCAATATCGTCCATGACCTGGTGCTGCTGCACAGCCTGGGCGTGCGCCTGGTGCTGGTGCATGGCTCGCGCCCGCAGATCGAGGCGCGCCTGGCCGCCCGTGGCCTGCAGCCGCGCTATCACCGCGACCTGCGGGTAACCGACAGCGCCACCCTGGAATGTGTGATCGATGCCGTCGGCCAGCTGCGCATCGCCATCGAGGCGCGGCTGTCGATGGACATCGCCGCCTCGCCCATGCAGGGCTCGCGGCTGCGGGTGAGCAGCGGTAACTACGTCACCGCGCGGCCCATCGGCGTGCTCGATGGCGTCGACTACCACCACACCGGCGAAGTGCGGCGTATCGACCGCAAGGGCATCAACCGCCAGCTCGACGAGCGCAATATCGTGCTGCTGTCGCCGCTCGGTTATTCGCCCACTGGCGAGATCTTCAACCTGGCCTGCGAAGACGTGGCCATGCGCGCGGCCACCGACCTGGCCGCCGACAAGCTGATCCTGTTCAGCAGCCAGCAGGGTCTGCTCGACGAGGACGGCAAGCTGATTCGCGAGTTGCGCCCGCAGCAGGTGCCGGCCCACGTGCAGCGCCTGGGCAGCGACTACCAGGGCGAGCTGCTGGATGCCGCCGCCCAGGCGTGCCGAGGCGGTGTGAAGCGCAGCCATATCGTCAGCTACACCGGCGACGGCTCACTGCTCACCGAGCTGTTCACCCGCGACGGTGGCGGCACCATGGTCGACCCCGAGCAGTTCGAGTCGCTGCGTGAGGCCGACATCAACGACGTCGGTGGGCTGATCGACCTGATCACGCCGCTGGAGGAGCAGGGCATTCTGGTGCGCCGTTCGCGGGAAGTGCTGGAGCGCGAGATCGGCCACTTCAGCATCGTCGAGCGTGACGGCATGATCATCGCCTGCGCGGCGCTCTACCCGATCGCCGACTCGACCTGTGGCGAGCTGGCCTGCCTGGCGGTCAACCCGGAATATCGCCATGGCGGCCGTGGTGACGAGTTGCTCGAACGCATCGAGGAGCGCGCCCGGGCCAAGGGCATCAACACCCTGTTCGTGCTCACCACCCGCACCGCCCACTGGTTCCGCGAGCGTGGCTTCGAGCCCAGCAGCGTCGACCGCCTGCCGGCCGCCCGTGCCTCGCTGTACAACTTCCAGCGCAATTCGAAGATCTTCGAAAAGAGCATCTGA
- a CDS encoding M20/M25/M40 family metallo-hydrolase — translation MPIRRSPITAALALSFLSFSVLAADLAPDALLERAAAEQKPYLATVEQLVNVDTGTGQEPGLKTVSALLVERLKALGAKVETSPASPSAGDNIVGTFKGAGSKSFLLMVHYDTVFLPGTAAKRPFKVEGERAYGPGVADAKGGVAMILHSLKLLQDDKFDGFGTLTVLFNPDEETGSAGSKTIIGELARQHDYVFSYEPPDKDAVTVATNGINGVMLEVKGKSSHAGSAPEAGRNAAMELAHQMLQLKDLGDPAKGTTVNWTMVKAGDKRNIIPASASAEADMRYSNLSESDRVLADAQRLVEKKLIDGTEVTVRLEKGRPPLARNAGSEQLAKQAQALYARIDRSIEPIAMRFGTDAGYAYVPGSDKPAVLETMGVVGAGLHADDEYIELSSIAPRLYLTVALIRQLSAQ, via the coding sequence ATGCCCATTCGACGCTCACCGATTACCGCCGCCCTCGCGCTCTCATTCCTGTCGTTTTCCGTGCTCGCCGCCGACCTGGCGCCTGACGCGTTACTCGAGAGAGCCGCAGCCGAACAGAAGCCGTACCTCGCCACCGTCGAGCAACTGGTCAACGTCGATACCGGCACCGGTCAGGAGCCGGGCCTGAAGACCGTCAGCGCCCTGTTGGTCGAACGGCTCAAGGCGCTGGGCGCCAAGGTCGAAACGAGCCCGGCCAGCCCGTCGGCGGGCGACAATATCGTCGGCACCTTCAAGGGCGCCGGCAGTAAATCCTTCTTGCTGATGGTTCACTACGACACGGTGTTCCTGCCGGGCACCGCCGCCAAGCGGCCGTTCAAGGTCGAGGGCGAGCGCGCTTATGGCCCCGGCGTGGCCGATGCCAAAGGTGGCGTGGCGATGATCCTGCATTCGCTGAAGCTGCTGCAGGACGACAAGTTCGATGGCTTCGGCACCCTGACCGTGCTGTTCAACCCCGATGAGGAAACCGGCTCAGCCGGCTCGAAGACGATCATCGGCGAACTGGCACGCCAGCATGACTACGTGTTCTCGTACGAGCCGCCAGACAAGGATGCGGTAACCGTCGCCACCAACGGCATCAACGGCGTGATGCTCGAGGTCAAGGGCAAGTCCTCCCACGCGGGCTCGGCCCCGGAGGCCGGGCGTAACGCGGCCATGGAGCTGGCGCACCAGATGCTGCAGCTCAAGGACCTGGGCGATCCGGCCAAGGGCACCACGGTCAACTGGACCATGGTCAAGGCCGGCGACAAACGCAATATCATTCCCGCCAGCGCCTCGGCCGAGGCGGACATGCGCTACTCGAACCTGAGCGAAAGCGACCGGGTGCTGGCCGACGCGCAACGCCTGGTGGAGAAAAAGCTGATCGACGGCACCGAGGTCACGGTGCGTCTGGAGAAGGGGCGCCCGCCGCTGGCCAGGAACGCGGGCTCCGAGCAGTTGGCCAAGCAGGCCCAGGCGCTCTATGCCAGGATCGATCGCAGCATCGAACCGATCGCCATGCGCTTCGGCACCGATGCCGGCTACGCCTACGTACCGGGCAGCGACAAGCCGGCGGTGCTGGAAACCATGGGGGTGGTGGGCGCCGGTCTGCATGCCGACGACGAGTACATCGAGCTGTCGAGCATCGCCCCGCGCCTGTACCTGACGGTGGCGTTGATTCGCCAGCTATCGGCGCAATAG
- a CDS encoding molecular chaperone HscC, with product MIIGIDLGTTNSLVSVWDGEAARLVPNALGRLLTPSVVGLDDHDQLVVGDIARERLQTHPHLTAALFKRHMGSARSTRLGSRAFRPEELSALVLRSLKEDVERAYGQPVSEAVISVPAYFSDAQRKATRIAGELAGLKVEKLINEPTAAALAYGLHQKGEATFLVFDLGGGTFDVSVLELFEGVMEVRASAGDNFLGGEDFDDALVAHFLSAMNGQGLPDHQQPAIHQRLRREAQRVRHALGQQPEAVFQLREDGREWTLPLSQDRLLSICEPLLERLRAPIERALRDARIKVADLDEVLLVGGTTRMPLVRKLVASLFGRFPAMHLNPDEVIAQGAAIQAALKARDATLEEVVLTDVCPFSLGVEISKQVGTQQQSGHYLPIIERNCVVPVSRVQSVYTLHDNQKQVSVRIYQGESRLVANNIFLGELDVAVPPRPAGEVSLDIRFTYDINGLLEAQVDTPLTGESHRLVIENNPGVLSPAEIAERFAALEALKVHPRDQQVNSALMARLERLYQECLGDLREHVGQLAAHFASILERQDEREIREARGEVAARLDAIEQGY from the coding sequence ATGATCATCGGAATCGACCTCGGCACCACCAACAGCCTGGTCTCGGTCTGGGACGGCGAGGCGGCGCGGCTGGTGCCCAATGCCCTGGGCCGCTTGCTGACGCCCAGCGTGGTCGGCCTCGACGACCACGACCAACTGGTGGTCGGCGATATCGCCCGCGAGCGCCTGCAAACCCACCCGCACCTCACCGCGGCGCTGTTCAAGCGGCACATGGGCAGCGCCCGGAGCACCCGCCTGGGGTCGCGCGCGTTCCGCCCGGAAGAATTGTCCGCGCTGGTGCTGCGCAGCCTCAAGGAGGACGTCGAGCGCGCCTATGGGCAGCCGGTCAGCGAAGCGGTGATCAGCGTGCCGGCGTACTTCAGCGATGCCCAACGCAAAGCCACGCGCATCGCTGGCGAGCTGGCCGGGCTGAAGGTCGAGAAGCTGATCAACGAACCCACCGCTGCGGCCCTGGCCTATGGCCTGCACCAGAAGGGCGAGGCGACCTTTCTGGTCTTCGACCTGGGCGGCGGCACCTTCGACGTGTCGGTGCTGGAGCTGTTCGAGGGCGTAATGGAAGTGCGCGCCAGTGCCGGCGACAACTTCCTCGGCGGCGAGGACTTCGACGATGCCCTGGTCGCCCACTTCCTCAGTGCCATGAACGGCCAGGGCCTGCCCGACCACCAGCAGCCGGCGATCCATCAGCGCCTGCGCCGCGAAGCCCAGCGCGTGCGCCATGCCCTGGGGCAACAGCCCGAGGCGGTGTTCCAGCTGCGCGAGGATGGTCGCGAGTGGACGCTGCCGCTGAGCCAGGACAGGCTGCTGAGCATCTGCGAACCGCTGCTCGAACGCCTGCGCGCGCCCATCGAGCGGGCCCTGCGCGATGCGCGCATCAAGGTCGCCGACCTCGACGAAGTGCTGCTGGTCGGCGGCACCACGCGCATGCCGCTGGTGCGCAAGCTGGTGGCCAGCCTGTTCGGGCGCTTCCCGGCCATGCACCTCAACCCCGACGAGGTGATCGCTCAGGGCGCCGCTATCCAGGCCGCGCTCAAGGCCCGCGATGCCACGCTGGAGGAGGTGGTGCTCACCGACGTCTGCCCCTTCAGCCTGGGCGTGGAAATCAGCAAGCAGGTGGGCACCCAGCAGCAGAGCGGCCATTACCTGCCGATCATCGAGCGCAACTGCGTGGTGCCGGTCAGCCGGGTGCAGAGCGTGTACACCCTGCATGACAACCAGAAGCAGGTCAGCGTACGCATCTACCAGGGCGAAAGCCGGCTGGTGGCCAACAACATCTTTCTCGGCGAGCTGGACGTGGCCGTGCCGCCGCGGCCCGCTGGCGAAGTGTCCCTGGATATCCGCTTCACCTACGACATCAACGGCCTGCTCGAGGCCCAGGTGGACACACCGCTGACCGGTGAAAGCCATCGCCTGGTGATCGAGAACAACCCCGGCGTGCTCAGCCCCGCGGAAATCGCCGAGCGTTTCGCGGCGCTGGAGGCGCTCAAGGTCCACCCGCGCGACCAGCAGGTCAACAGCGCTCTGATGGCGCGCCTGGAACGCCTGTATCAGGAGTGCCTGGGCGATTTGCGCGAACACGTCGGCCAGCTGGCCGCGCATTTCGCCAGCATTCTGGAGCGCCAGGACGAGCGGGAAATTCGCGAGGCCCGTGGCGAAGTGGCCGCGCGCCTGGATGCCATCGAGCAGGGGTACTGA
- a CDS encoding inorganic phosphate transporter gives MSLVADYGFVLLVMACCFGLFMAWGVGANDVSNAMGTSVGAKALTIKQAILIAMVFEFCGAYLAGGQVTETIKNGIVDASVIPADMFVLGMMASLLSAGTWLLIASIRGWPVSTTHSIVGAIIGFASVSVSVDAVNWGGLVPIVSSWVVTPFISGLLAFGLFMSVQWLIFDTEDPFRNAKRWVPVYMFLTGFMLALMTFTKGLKHVGLNFTTGQSILLSAGVGLLVAGLGILLLRRIKLDEEADKDFHFASVEKVFAVLMIFTACSMAFAHGASDVSNAVGPLAAVVGVIEAGGDMAIGGQSSVPGWVLLMGAVGIVIGLATYGWKVIATIGKKITQLTPSRGFAAELATAATVVAASGIGLPISTTHTLVGAVLGIGMARGIGALNLAVVGRIFTSWVVTLPIGAALAIIYLEIFMLIFL, from the coding sequence ATGTCTCTTGTCGCGGACTACGGTTTCGTACTCCTCGTGATGGCCTGCTGCTTTGGTTTGTTCATGGCGTGGGGCGTTGGTGCCAATGATGTGTCCAATGCCATGGGTACTTCGGTGGGTGCCAAGGCGCTGACCATCAAGCAGGCGATCCTGATCGCCATGGTCTTCGAATTCTGCGGTGCCTATCTGGCCGGTGGTCAGGTCACCGAAACCATCAAGAACGGCATCGTCGATGCCTCGGTGATCCCCGCCGACATGTTCGTGCTGGGCATGATGGCCTCGCTGTTGTCGGCCGGTACCTGGCTGCTGATCGCCTCGATCCGCGGCTGGCCGGTGTCCACCACCCACTCGATCGTCGGCGCGATCATCGGCTTCGCCTCGGTCAGCGTGTCGGTCGATGCGGTGAACTGGGGCGGCCTGGTGCCCATCGTTTCCAGCTGGGTGGTCACCCCGTTCATCTCCGGCCTGCTGGCCTTCGGCCTGTTCATGAGCGTGCAGTGGCTGATCTTCGACACCGAGGATCCGTTTCGCAACGCCAAGCGCTGGGTGCCGGTGTACATGTTCCTGACCGGCTTCATGCTGGCGCTGATGACCTTCACCAAGGGCCTCAAGCACGTCGGCCTGAACTTCACCACCGGCCAGAGCATTCTGCTGTCCGCCGGCGTCGGCCTGCTGGTGGCCGGCCTGGGCATCCTGCTGCTGCGCCGCATCAAGCTGGACGAGGAAGCCGACAAGGACTTCCACTTCGCCAGCGTCGAGAAGGTCTTCGCGGTGCTGATGATCTTCACCGCCTGCTCCATGGCCTTCGCCCACGGCGCCAGTGACGTTTCCAACGCCGTCGGCCCGCTGGCCGCGGTGGTCGGGGTAATCGAGGCGGGTGGCGACATGGCCATCGGCGGCCAGTCCTCGGTACCCGGCTGGGTGCTGCTGATGGGCGCCGTGGGTATCGTCATCGGCCTGGCCACCTATGGCTGGAAGGTGATCGCCACCATCGGCAAGAAGATCACCCAGCTGACCCCGAGCCGCGGTTTCGCCGCCGAGCTGGCCACCGCCGCCACCGTGGTCGCCGCTTCGGGCATCGGCCTGCCGATCTCCACCACCCATACGCTGGTCGGCGCGGTACTGGGCATCGGCATGGCGCGGGGCATCGGCGCGCTCAACCTGGCGGTGGTCGGGCGCATCTTCACCTCCTGGGTGGTGACCCTGCCGATTGGTGCAGCGCTGGCGATCATTTATCTCGAAATCTTCATGCTGATCTTCCTGTGA
- the trmA gene encoding tRNA (uridine(54)-C5)-methyltransferase TrmA gives MSRPAFDPAAYDAQLAEKKARLVELLAPFAAPEPEVFESPREYYRLRTEFRLWREAGSESRHYAMFEAGDKYSPIFFEDFPVASLRINALMPRLKAAWQASPALGFKLFQVEFLTTLTGDALITLCYHRPLDDAWEAAAALLAEELQVSVVGRSKGKRIVVGRPYVEEELQVAGRTFRYRQPEGAFTQPNGEVCQKMLGWAYDVLGQRDDDLLELYCGNGNFTLPLATRVRQVLATEISKTSVNAALANLADNGIDNVTLVRLSAEELTEALNEVRPFRRLADVDLKSYDFGSVFVDPPRAGMDPDTCELTRRFERILYISCNPETLAQNIAQLHDTHRIERCALFDQFPYTHHMESGVLLVRR, from the coding sequence ATGAGCCGTCCTGCATTCGACCCCGCCGCCTACGACGCCCAACTCGCCGAGAAGAAGGCCCGCCTGGTCGAGCTGCTGGCGCCCTTCGCTGCCCCTGAGCCCGAGGTGTTCGAGTCGCCGCGCGAGTATTACCGCCTGCGTACCGAATTCCGCCTGTGGCGCGAGGCCGGCAGCGAAAGCCGTCATTATGCGATGTTCGAGGCCGGCGACAAGTACAGCCCGATCTTCTTCGAAGACTTCCCCGTCGCCAGCCTGCGCATCAACGCGCTGATGCCGCGCCTGAAGGCCGCCTGGCAGGCCAGCCCGGCGCTGGGCTTCAAGCTGTTCCAGGTCGAGTTCCTGACGACCCTGACCGGCGATGCGCTGATCACCCTGTGCTACCACCGCCCGCTCGACGACGCCTGGGAAGCCGCTGCCGCCCTGCTGGCGGAAGAGCTGCAGGTCAGTGTGGTCGGCCGCTCGAAGGGCAAGCGCATCGTCGTTGGCCGTCCCTACGTGGAAGAGGAGCTGCAGGTCGCCGGCCGCACCTTCCGCTATCGCCAGCCGGAAGGCGCCTTCACCCAGCCCAATGGCGAGGTGTGCCAGAAGATGCTCGGCTGGGCCTACGATGTACTGGGCCAGCGCGATGACGACCTGCTGGAGCTGTACTGCGGCAACGGCAACTTCACCCTGCCCCTGGCCACCCGGGTGCGCCAGGTGCTGGCCACCGAGATCAGCAAGACCTCGGTCAACGCCGCCCTGGCCAACCTGGCCGACAACGGCATCGACAACGTCACCCTGGTGCGCCTGTCCGCCGAGGAGTTGACCGAGGCGCTCAATGAAGTGCGCCCGTTCCGCCGCCTGGCCGATGTCGACCTGAAGAGCTACGACTTCGGCAGCGTGTTCGTCGACCCACCCCGCGCCGGCATGGATCCCGATACCTGCGAACTGACCCGCCGCTTCGAGCGCATCCTGTATATCTCCTGCAACCCGGAGACCCTGGCGCAGAACATCGCCCAGCTGCACGACACCCACCGCATCGAGCGCTGCGCGCTGTTCGACCAGTTCCCCTATACACATCACATGGAATCAGGCGTGCTACTGGTGCGCCGCTAA
- a CDS encoding TIGR00153 family protein, whose protein sequence is MPSNPFISSLFGRSPIGPMQQHIAKAHECAANLVPFFEAVMAEDWTRVEQVQQAMVRLENEADKLKKNVRMHLPKSLFLPVPRSDLLELLSTQDKVANRAKDIAGLMLGRSMTIPTDLQPLMLAYVQRCVDASAQALKAMKELDSLLEAGFAGREATLVERMVEELEEIERETDRQQIEVRRTLFKLEKDLPAVDVMFLYRIIDWVGDIADRAERVGNRLEQLLAR, encoded by the coding sequence ATGCCAAGCAATCCGTTCATCAGCAGCCTGTTCGGCCGCTCACCGATCGGGCCGATGCAACAGCATATCGCCAAGGCTCACGAATGCGCCGCCAACCTGGTGCCATTCTTCGAGGCGGTGATGGCCGAAGACTGGACGCGGGTCGAGCAGGTGCAACAGGCGATGGTGCGCCTGGAGAACGAGGCGGACAAGCTCAAGAAGAACGTGCGCATGCACCTGCCCAAGAGCCTGTTCCTGCCGGTGCCACGTTCCGACCTGCTGGAGTTGCTGAGCACCCAGGACAAGGTCGCCAACCGGGCCAAGGATATCGCCGGGTTGATGCTGGGCCGTTCCATGACCATTCCTACCGATCTGCAGCCGCTGATGCTGGCGTACGTGCAGCGGTGCGTGGACGCCAGTGCCCAGGCACTCAAGGCGATGAAGGAGCTGGATTCGCTGCTCGAGGCCGGTTTCGCCGGTCGTGAGGCCACCCTGGTCGAGCGCATGGTCGAGGAACTCGAGGAAATCGAGCGCGAAACCGACCGCCAGCAGATCGAGGTGCGCCGCACCTTGTTCAAACTGGAAAAGGATCTTCCCGCAGTCGATGTGATGTTCCTCTACCGGATCATCGACTGGGTCGGAGACATTGCCGATCGCGCCGAGCGCGTGGGCAACCGACTGGAACAACTGCTGGCGCGCTGA
- a CDS encoding NCS2 family permease, which translates to MLERLFQLNAHNTNVRTEILAGVTTFLTMAYILFVNPSILGETGMDKGAVFVATCLAAAFGSAVMGLIANYPIALAPGMGLNAFFTYTVVMGMGHTWQVALGAVFLSACLFFLLSIFKIREWIINSIPLELRSAIAAGIGLFLALIALQNAGIVAANPATMVGLGDLGSPAALLAILGFFLIIGLEALRVTGAVLISILVVTGLSILLGVSEFGGVVSMPPSLAPTFMQLDIAGALDVGLISVIFAFLFVDLFDNSGTLIAVAKKAGLMRKDGHLPKMGRALIADSTAALGGSLLGTSTTTSYIESAAGVSAGGRTGLTAIVVAVLFLFALFFAPLAGSVPAFATAPALLFVAVLMASGMAEIEWSDITVAAPVVVTALAMPLTYSIATGIAFGFITWVAAKTLAGRFRELNGMLVALAIFCVIKLALF; encoded by the coding sequence ATGCTGGAAAGACTGTTCCAACTCAACGCACACAACACCAACGTGCGCACCGAAATACTCGCCGGTGTCACCACCTTCCTCACCATGGCCTACATCCTGTTCGTCAACCCGAGCATCCTCGGCGAAACCGGCATGGACAAGGGCGCGGTGTTCGTCGCCACCTGCCTGGCGGCGGCCTTCGGCTCGGCGGTGATGGGCCTGATCGCCAACTACCCGATCGCCCTGGCGCCGGGCATGGGCCTCAATGCCTTCTTCACCTACACCGTGGTGATGGGCATGGGCCACACCTGGCAGGTCGCCCTCGGCGCGGTATTCCTGTCGGCGTGCCTGTTCTTCCTGCTGTCGATCTTCAAGATCCGCGAGTGGATCATCAACAGCATTCCGCTGGAGCTGCGCTCGGCCATCGCCGCGGGCATCGGCCTGTTCCTGGCGCTGATCGCCCTGCAGAACGCCGGCATCGTCGCCGCCAACCCGGCGACCATGGTCGGCCTCGGCGACCTGGGCTCGCCCGCCGCGCTGCTGGCGATCCTCGGTTTCTTCCTGATCATCGGCCTGGAAGCGCTGCGGGTGACCGGTGCGGTGCTGATCAGCATCCTGGTGGTCACCGGCCTGAGCATACTGCTCGGGGTCAGCGAGTTCGGCGGCGTGGTATCGATGCCGCCGTCCCTGGCGCCGACCTTCATGCAACTGGACATCGCCGGCGCGCTGGATGTCGGCCTGATCAGCGTGATCTTCGCCTTCCTGTTCGTCGACCTGTTCGACAACTCCGGCACCCTGATCGCCGTGGCCAAGAAGGCCGGCCTGATGCGCAAGGACGGCCACCTGCCGAAGATGGGCCGTGCGCTGATCGCCGACAGCACCGCGGCCCTGGGCGGCTCGCTGCTGGGCACCTCGACCACCACCAGCTACATCGAATCCGCCGCTGGCGTCAGCGCCGGCGGGCGCACCGGCCTGACCGCCATCGTGGTTGCCGTGTTGTTCCTGTTCGCCCTGTTCTTCGCGCCGCTGGCCGGCAGCGTACCGGCCTTCGCCACCGCCCCGGCGCTGCTGTTCGTGGCCGTGCTGATGGCCTCGGGCATGGCCGAGATCGAGTGGAGCGATATCACCGTCGCCGCGCCGGTGGTGGTCACTGCGCTGGCCATGCCGCTGACCTACTCCATCGCCACCGGTATCGCCTTCGGCTTCATCACCTGGGTTGCCGCCAAGACCCTGGCCGGGCGGTTCCGCGAGCTCAATGGCATGCTCGTCGCCCTGGCGATCTTCTGCGTGATCAAGCTGGCGTTGTTCTAG